In one Betta splendens chromosome 14, fBetSpl5.4, whole genome shotgun sequence genomic region, the following are encoded:
- the LOC114869177 gene encoding cell adhesion molecule DSCAM-like isoform X3, with protein MWILALIFSQCILNVLCEDLRSSLYFVNASVQEVVFASTTGTSVPCPAAGVPSASLRWYLATGEEIYDVPGIRHVHQNGTLQIFHIPPSSFSKLIHDNTYYCTAENPSGRIRSQDVHIKAVLREPYTVRVEDQKAMRGNVVVFKCIIPASVEAYITVVSWEKDTMSINAEMSRFLITSTGALYILDVQMEDGLYNYRCMTRHRYTGETRQSNSARLIVSDPTNSAPHILDSFERREVMASHRVELPCKASGHPAPKYRWLKDNRPLEPDTRFRQSVTGLLIERAQPSDTGTYVCEVWNGYGNAEVVGRLQVKEPLKVVVSPRKVKGSVGSQVSLSCSVTGSEEYQLSWYRNGELIYPSNSVRMTGQNRENLVMAGMAKSDGGAYQCFARHGKMSAQDFVQVILEDGTPKILASFSEKVYNINEFVSLSCTVKGTPEPRVTWTLDDEPVVRNTRHRISHYTNTEGHAVSHLNISQTQVPDGGVYRCICNNSAGTVSYQARINVRGPASIRPMKNLTAIAGRDMYIHCRVIGYPYYSIKWYKDSNLLPYNHRQRAFENNGTLKLFDVQKDVDEGEYTCNVLVQPQLSTHQSVYVTVKVPPTIHPFEFPRFSIGQRVFIPCVVMSGDQPVFITWQKDSRPIPASLGVTIDNIDFTSSLRISNLTLMHNGNYTCIARNQAAAVEHQSQLIVRVPPKFVVQPKDQDGIYGKAVILNCSAEGYPVPTIQWEYSKGAGVPQFKPIVLNSGFRIEVLVNGSLLIKHVLEEDSGFYLCRVSNDVGADVSKSMYLNVKIPAMITSYPNTTLATQGEEKKMSCTAHGEKPIMVRWEKEERIINPETSRYVISVKEVGDEVISTLQIMPTVREDSGFFSCHAINSFGEDRGIIQLTVQEPPDPPEVEIREVKDRTIALRWTMGFDGNSPITGFDIESKNKSASWDTAQKTKDVSPQLNQATIIDLHPSSTYNIRMFAKNLIGKSEASNELTITTDEAAPDGPPQEVQLEAFSSQSIRVTWRPPKKHLQNGAIRGYQVGYREYSSGGNYQFSVISVETTGDNAENLVLDNLKKFTQYGVVVQASNSAGTGPSSTEVAATTLEDVPSRPPENVQATATSPEVISLSWLTPPKDALNGNLLGFRVIYWANLPDGELGEIRNVTSAKPSLELDGLEKYTNYSIQVLAFTRAGDGVRSEQIYTRTKEDVPGPPAGVKAAAASNSVVFVSWLPPLKVNGIIRKYTVFCSNPHPVVSSEFEAAPEVFFYRIPNLSRNRQYSIWVVAVTAAGRGNASEIITVKPMAEAPARILTFNGTVTTPWMRDIVLPCKAVGDPSPTIKWLKEINGTPAPVAIDSRRSVHGNGSLVIRTIKAEDSGNYTCVASNSFGSDKIVLNLQVQVPPDQPRLTVTKTTTTSITLSWIPGDNGGSSIRGYILQYSEDNSEQWGNFAISPSERSYRLENLKCGTWYKFTLTAHNAVGPGRISEIIEAKTHGKEPQYSKEQELFTSINATRVKLNLNGWNSGGCPITSFTLEYRPVDSPTWTTAQRTSLTKSYILYDLQEATWYELQMKVYNSAGYAEKRIKFATLSYDGSTIAPLVKAPNVSEDKSSGGEGLKMMVTISCVLVGIVVIFIGLLVLRRRRREQRLKRLRDAKSLAEMLMSKNTRPAEPINKQQQTLRMHIDIPRAQLLIEERDTMETVDDRSTVLLTDNDFGETQKQKSSTVTHTVHYQSLSQATGPLVDVSDARPGTSKSNPTARRTAKAGPAARNRYASQWTLNRPHPPVSSHTLSTDWRLPTPRVEGSVDKESDSYSVSPSQDTGGELVHLPPYLRMDFLLNRGMSCSGSARPTASGERAAMGQACLEPQKSRSLKRPSRMAPPTPTEAPQASRDPVAQWQPGSAATLPHREGSELAQATKLSTSQESLLDSRGHLKQSSNPYAKSYTLV; from the exons TGTCTCGGTTTCTCATCACATCCACTGGAGCCTTGTATATACTGGATGTGCAAATGGAGGACGGGCTGTACAACTACAGATGTATGACACGCCATCGGTACACGGGCGAGACCCGACAGAGCAATAGCGCCCGTCTCATCGTCTCAG ACCCTACTAATTCAGCACCCCACATCCTCGACAGCTTTGAGCGTCGTGAGGTGATGGCGTCTCATCGGGTAGAGCTGCCCTGCAAGGCCTCCGGTCACCCCGCACCCAAATACCGCTGGCTAAAGGATAACCGGCCGCTGGAGCCTGACACACGCTTCAGACAGAGTGTGACGGGCCTGCTGATAGAGAGAGCCCAGCCCAGTGACACGGGGACGTACGTGTGTGAGGTGTGGAATGGTTATGGTAACGCTGAGGTGGTTGGcaggctgcaggtcaaag AGCCCCTGAAGGTGGTGGTGAGCCCACGGAAGGTGAAGGGCAGTGTCGGAAGCCAAGTTTCACTGTCCTGCAGTGTCACCGGCTCAGAGGAGTACCAGTTGTCCTGGTACCGCAACGGTGAGCTCATCTACCCCAGTAACAGCGTCCGCATGACCGGCCAAAACAGGGAGAACCTGGTCATGGCTGGGATGGCCAAAAGCGATGGAGGAGCCTATCAGTGTTTTGCCAGACACGGCAAGATGTCAGCTCAGGACTTTGTTCAAGTCATACTGGAAG ATGGGACCCCGAAGATCCTGGCTTCATTCAGCGAAAAGGTTTACAACATCAACGAGTTTGTGTCGTTGTCATGCACAGTGAAGGGCACGCCGGAGCCCCGGGTCACGTGGACCCTGGACGACGAGCCGGTGGTACGCAACACCCGCCACCGCATCTCCCACTACACAAACACCGAGGGCCACGCAGTGAGCCACCTCAACATCAGCCAGACCCAGGTGCCCGACGGAGGCGTGTACCGCTGCATCTGCAACAACTCGGCAGGGACAGTTTCCTACCAGGCGCGAATAAACGTAAGAG GGCCTGCCAGCATCAGACCAATGAAAAACCTCACTGCCATTGCTGGGCGGGACATGTACATCCACTGTCGTGTCATCGGTTACCCCTACTATTCCATCAAGTGGTACAAGGACTCCAACCTACTGCCTTACAACCACCGGCAGCGGGCCTTTGAGAACAACGGCACTCTGAAGCTTTTCGACGTGCAGAAGGATGTGGATGAAGGAGAGTACACGTGCAATGTGCTGGTCCAGCCTCAACTCTCCACACACCAGAGTGTCTATGTTACTGTCAAAG TCCCACCAACCATCCACCCGTTTGAGTTCCCTCGATTTTCCATCGGGCAGCGGGTTTTCATCCCCTGTGTGGTCATGTCTGGCGACCAACCCGTCTTCATCACCTGGCAGAAGGACAGCCGGCCAATCCCTGCCAGCCTCGGCGTCACCATAGACAACATAGATTTCACCAGCTCCCTCCGAATCTCCAATCTCACCCTGATGCACAATGGCAACTACACCTGCATCGCACGCAACCAGGCTGCCGCCGTCGAGCACCAGAGTCAGCTCATCGTTCGAG TTCCTCCTAAATTTGTGGTGCAACCCAAGGATCAGGACGGCATCTATGGAAAAGCAGTGATACTAAACTGCTCAGCAGAAGGTTATCCAGTGCCCACCATCCAGTGGGAGTACTCTAAAG GTGCCGGGGTCCCTCAATTCAAGCCCATCGTCCTCAACTCAGGCTTTCGGATCGAGGTGCTTGTCAATGGGTCTCTGCTTATCAAACACGTGCTTGAAGAAGACAGTGGCTTTTATCTGTGTAGAGTCAGCAACGATGTTGGCGCTGATGTCAGCAAGTCTATGTATCTCAACGTGAAAA TCCCTGCCATGATCACATCTTACCCCAACACCACGTTGGCCACACAGGGCGAGGAGAAGAAAATGAGCTGTACAGCCCACGGTGAGAAGCCTATCATGGTGCGCTGGGAGAAGGAAGAACGCATCATCAACCCAGAGACCAGTCGCTATGTCATTTCTGTCAAGGAGGTGGGCGATGAAGTCATCTCCACCCTGCAG ATTATGCCCACAGTGAGGGAGGACTCTGGCTTCTTCTCCTGCCACGCCATTAACTCATTTGGTGAAGACAGAGGAATTATACAGCTCACAGTGCAAG AACCGCCTGATCCCCCAGAAGTGGAGATCAGAGAAGTCAAGGACCGAACCATTGCATTGCGTTGGACTATGGGTTTTGATGGCAATAGCCCAATCACTGGCTTTGATATTGAAAGCAAGAACAAATCAG CCTCCTGGGATACTGCTCAGAAGACCAAAGACGTCTCCCCTCAGCTCAACCAGGCCACCATCATCGACCTGCACCCGTCATCTACTTACAACATCCGCATGTTCGCCAAGAACCTGATAGGCAAGAGTGAGGCTAGCAACGAGCTCACCATCACCACAGATGAAGCTG CTCCTGATGGACCCCCTCAGGAAGTGCAGCTGGAAGCCTTCTCATCTCAGAGCATCCGCGTCACTTGGCGG CCACCCAAGAAGCATCTGCAGAATGGCGCGATTCGAGGCTACCAGGTGGGCTACAGGGAGTACAGCTCAGGAGGAAACTATCAGTTCAGTGTGATCAGCGTGGAAACCACTGGGGACAATGCAGAGAACCTGGTGCTGGACAACCTGAAGAAGTTCACCCAGTATGGAGTTGTTGTGCAAGCCAGCAACAGTGCAGGGACGGGGCCCTCCTCCACAGAGGTGGCtgccaccacgctggaggacg TGCCCAGCCGTCCTCCAGAGAACGTCCAGGCCACTGCCACATCTCCAGAGGTCATCTCTCTGTCCTGGCTGACCCCTCCCAAAGATGCTCTGAATGGCAACCTCCTAGGCTTCAGGGTGATCTACTGGGCCAACCTGCCCGATGGAG AGCTTGGAGAAATCAGGAACGTGACAAGCGCTAAGCCCTCTCTGGAGCTGGACGGACTGGAGAAGTACACTAATTATAGTATCCAAGTGTTGGCCTTCACAAGAGCTGGAGATGGCGTTCGAAGTGAACAGATTTACACCCGGACCAAGGAGGACG TTCCTGGTCCTCCAGCGGGtgtgaaggcagcagctgcatctaACTCAGTGGTGTTTGTGTCCTGGCTTCCTCCACTCAAAGTAAATGGCATCATCAGAAAATACACAGTTTTCTGCTCCAACCCACACCCAGTG GTGAGCAGCGAGTTTGAGGCGGCCCCTGAAGTGTTCTTCTACCGCATCCCCAACCTGAGCAGGAATCGCCAGTACAGTATCTGGGTGGTGGCTGTCACCGCTGCAGGCCGAGGAAACGCCAGTGAAATCATCACGGTCAAACCCATGGCTGAGG CTCCAGCTCGGATTCTGACCTTCAATGGAACAGTAACCACCCCCTGGATGAGGGACATTGTGCTGCCTTGTAAAGCAGTGGGTGATCCGTCTCCTACCATCAAGTGGCTGAAGGAGAT CAATGGAACCCCTGCACCTGTTGCCATCGACAGCCGTCGCAGCGTCCATGGCAATGGCAGCCTTGTCATTCgcacaataaaagcagaggaTTCTGGGAACTACACCTGTGTGGCTAGTAACAGTTTTGGCTCCGACAAGATCGTCCTCAACCTTCAGGTTCAAG TCCCACCGGACCAGCCTCGTCTCACTGTCACCAAGACGACCACCACTTCTATAACCCTCTCCTGGATTCCAGGAGACAACGGAGGCAGCTCCATCCGAG GCTACATTTTGCAATACTCGGAGGACAATAGCGAACAGTGGGGTAACTTTGCGATAAGCCCCAGCGAGCGATCGTATCGGCTGGAGAACCTCAAGTGCGGCACCTGGTACAAATTTACGCTTACTGCCCATAATGCAGTGGGGCCTGGGCGCATCAGTGAAATCATTGAAGCAAAAACCCATGGGAAAG AGCCTCAGTACTCCAAAGAGCAGGAGCTCTTCACTAGCATCAATGCAACCCGGGTCAAGCTAAACCTGAATGGCTGGAATAGCGGCGGATGCCCCATCACCTCCTTCACCCTGGAGTATCGGCCTGTGGACTCGCCCACTTGGACCACGGCACAGCGCACCTCCCTCACCAAGAGCTACATTCTGTACGACCTGCAGGAGGCCACATGGTATGAGCTGCAGATGAAGGTCTACAACAGCGCTGGATATGCTGAGAAGAGGATCAAGTTTGCAACCCTCAGCTACGATGGCA GTACCATTGCACCTTTGGTAAAGGCGCCAAATGTGAGCGAAGACAAGTCCAGCGGGGGTGAAGGTCTAAAGATGATGGTGACCATTTCCTGCGTGTTGGTGGGCATTGTTGTCATCTTCATtgggctgctggtgctgagaagaaggagaagggagCAGAGGCTCAAGAGGCTTCGAG ATGCAAAAAGTTTGGCTGAGATGCTAATGAG TAAAAACACCCGTCCAGCAGAGccaataaacaaacagcagcagacgctTCGCATGCACATCGACATCCCCAGAGCCCAGCTACTGATCGAAGAGAGGGACACCATGGAGACCGTTG ACGACAGATCCACGGTGCTACTCACTGACAACGATTTTGGGGAGACCCAGAAGCAGAAGTCGTCCACTGTCACCCACACCGTCCACTACCAATCACTGTCCCAAGCCACTGGTCCACTGGTGGATGTGTCTGATGCCAGACCAGGAACCAGTAAGTCCA ACCCCACCGCCCGCCGCACAGCtaaagctggtccagctgctCGCAATCGCTACGCCAGCCAGTGGACTCTAAACCGACCCCATCCCCCTGTCTCCTCCCACACTCTCAGCACTGACTGGAGGCTGCCCACACCCAGAGTGGAAGGCTCTGTAGACAAAGAAAGTGACAGCTACAGTGTCAGCCCATCTCAGGACACAG GGGGCGAGTTGGTTCATCTTCCTCCCTACCTGCGCATGGATTTCCTTTTGAATCGAGGCATGTCCTGCTCGGGGTCGGCCAGGCCGACAGCTAGCGGGGAAAGAGCTGCCATGGGGCAGGCGTGCCTGGAACCCCAGAAGAGTCGTTCTCTGAAGCGGCCGTCTCGCATGGCACCCCCGACACCCACAGAGGCCCCTCAGGCCAGCAGGGACCCAGTGGCTCAGTGGCAGCCCGGCTCCGCAGCCACGCTCCCCCACAGAGAGGGCTCAGAGCTGGCCCAGGCCACCAAGCTCAGCACCTCTCAGGAGTCCCTGCTGGACTCACGAGGACATctcaaacagagcagcaacCCCTACGCAAAGTCCTACACACTGGTATAA